From one Alosa alosa isolate M-15738 ecotype Scorff River chromosome 5, AALO_Geno_1.1, whole genome shotgun sequence genomic stretch:
- the stpg2 gene encoding sperm-tail PG-rich repeat-containing protein 2 yields MYGRSPRVTSFTVGCTPSKLGPGSYEVNHLQTSASDGYAPFLSLTKRQTLFHHSDDELSTPGPGQYNSLAKSHVVGGQSLQNRSRRFEESVPAVPGPGAYDLSLTIGSKHKVTKQREYKKLQAVPNCIKFIQQSDIPSIPFPGQSYGYEENDQGLLCKQAPPDRDDTLGPAFYNPLKAENTSSLKYKGIHFGKMTGKRKENKVIEGPGPGQYDPDVHDAPSYENINLRKEKKSRVELAIPRYHEIVTLQEEKKGVPGPGQYHIKSQFEKSSSLHRAPVGYIPPFLSQAQRFTSVKEVAPPVGAYNDPRCALELLKKTTGLKKSPFGLTAVRFVSEKKKQSTPGPGAYNIFDYGLAQESGKKAVLECTRRGAFGSSVCRSPLFINKSDIHVPGPGQYQVEKKSEELYKRQQTAAFKSETERLATPTMTKETPPASLYNVREAYEKTYGHRRYSMPRNEDAKRRQGSFLSATPRTSTFIRPHADTPGPGHYSPEIKSSAKLALIGSHEDRFKSHKDMTPGPGTYQLSPAIADTVLKGTFNVTLHNPLVMPSPALRLHGAMAENLSIHST; encoded by the exons ATGTATGGTCGCTCCCCTCGAGTTACGTCTTTTACAGTGGGATGTACCCCATCTAAACTGGGTCCAGGATCATACGAAGTCAACCATTTACAAACCAGTGCATCGG ATGGCTATGCACCATTTCTATCACTAACTAAGAGACAGACATTGTTCCACCACTCTGATGATGAGTTGTCTACCCCAGGCCCAGGCCAGTACAACTCCTTGGCCAAG AGTCATGTTGTTGGAGGACAGAGTCTCCAAAATCGCTCAAGGCGCTTTGAGGAGTCGGTCCCAGCTGTGCCCGGCCCAGGAGCATATGATCTTTCCCTAACAATTGGATCTAAACATAAGGTTACCAAACAGAGGGAGTATAAGAAATTG CAGGCTGTACCTAATTGCATCAAGTTCATTCAACAATCTGACATCCCCTCCATCCCATTTCCTGGACAGTCTTATGGCTATGAGGAGAACGACCAGGGACTGCTCTGCAAACAGGCGCCTCCAGACAGAGATGACACATTGGGACCTGCTTTCTACAATCCGCTGAAG GCAGAAAACACATCCTCGCTGAAGTACAAAGGGATCCATTTTGGAAAGATGACTGGGAAACGCAAAGAAAATAAGGTTATCGAAGGCCCTGGTCCTGGTCAATATGACCCTGATGT GCATGATGCCCCTTCCTATGAGAACATCAACTtgaggaaggagaagaagagtaGGGTGGAGCTGGCCATCCCTCGTTATCACGAAATTGTCACCCTTCAGGAAGAGAAGAAG GGTGTGCCAGGACCTGGTCAGTACCACATCAAGAGTCAGTTTGAGAAATCCAGCAGCCTCCACAGAGCCCCTGTAGGCTacatccctccctttctctcgcaggCCCAG CGCTTTACATCGGTGAAGGAGGTGGCGCCCCCTGTTGGTGCCTATAATGACCCACGCTGTGCATTGGAGCTGCTGAAGAAGACCACTGGCCTAAAGAAAAGCCCGTTTGGATTGACGGCAGTGCGATTCGTCTCGGAGAAAAAGAAACAATCCACTccag GCCCAGGTGCTTATAACATATTTGACTACGGGCTTGCTCAGGAAAGCGGTAAAAAGGCGGTCTTGGAATGCACGAGGAGAGGAGCGTTTGGCTCGTCGGTATGCCGCAGTCCCCTGTTCATCAACAAATCAGACATTCATGTTCCTGGGCCAGGACAATACCAG GTGGAGAAGAAGTCGGAAGAGTTGTACAAACGTCAACAAACTGCGGCGTTTAAGTCCGAAACAGAACGCCTGGCAACCCCGACGATGACCAAA GAAACCCCTCCGGCCAGCCTGTACAACGTCCGTGAGGCCTATGAGAAGACCTACGGCCACAGGCGCTATTCTATGCCCCGGAATGAGGACGCCAAGAGGAGACAGGGCTCCTTCCTGAGTGCTACGCCCCGAACGTCCACCTTCATACGCCCCCACGCCGACACTCCAG gACCGGGCCATTACAGTCCAGAGATCAAGTCCAGTGCCAAGCTGGCGTTGATCGGCTCCCACGAGGACCGCTTCAAGAGCCACAAGGACATGACCCCTGGCCCAGGCACATACCAG
- the LOC125295177 gene encoding RNA-binding E3 ubiquitin-protein ligase MEX3C: MPSSTSLLENEETEPELPPLVQTFAGMGIDDHLAQSQTEQPTLPHPCRTSPFSLLGAVLDLQPLPLNQAGTEEDDEEKSDEEALNENESVNHSLLAQAHVSGLGSVMLPGHEAQEPVVLYSDGLDDSSAQPVPGMIIPYGEPGYEPPLINMRRKSVNTKECVEVPSSEHVAEIVGRQGCKIKALRAKTNTYIKTPVRGEEPVFVVTGRKEDVAMAKREILSAAEHFSHIRASRNKAGPLTTAAPGLSGAPTLPGQTTIQVRVPYRVVGLVVGPKGATIKRIQQQTHTYIVTPSRDKEPVFEVTGMPENVDRAREEIEAHIALRTGSCVDMSTDDNDFHCNGTDVGFETAAHGAWLHSNTALPSGVHRGTGNGSARITASYRNDSSSSLGSGSSDSFYSGGGNRMADFSPTSPFNSNSSSSSSGGGGGGGGGSFWFGESSMLPAGSEDLAGLDPPGFDSLPLATAAPLVNPVPMVWNPFEQGIHLFDARAPSFRDSQPGTPRLSPTFQEALEHPMAQFVQSGYLSSDAHKFPNYGPAFSSSSDSTTSNSPPDHQFCGPTSRGGGHYSLPRE, encoded by the exons ATGCCCAGTAGCACATCTTTGTTGGAGAACGAGGAAACGGAGCCTGAGCTCCCGCCACTAGTCCAAACATTTGCCGGCATGGGCATCGATGACCACCTCGCTCAAAGCCAAACTGAACAGCCAACCCTTCCTCATCCATGTCGGACCTCGCCTTTCAGCTTGCTAGGAGCTGTTTTGGATCTTCAGCCTTTACCGCTCAACCAAGCTGGAACGGAGGAGGACGACGAAGAGAAATCAGACGAAGAGGCACTAAATGAGAATGAATCTGTGAACCATTCACTGCTCGCACAGGCCCATGTCTCAGGGCTAGGGTCTGTCATGCTCCCAGGACATGAGGCCCAAGAGCCAGTCGTCCTCTACAGTGATGGGCTTGACGATTCATCTGCTCAGCCGGTTCCTGGGATGATAATACCGTATGGGGAACCTGGATATGAACCACCTCTGATTAATATGAGAAGAAAGAGCGTCAATACCAAGGAATGTGTCGAGGTGCCTAGTTCTGAGCACGTAGCTGAAATTGTCGGCCGACAGG GTTGCAAAATCAAGGCTTTGAGGGCAAAGACCAACACCTACATCAAAACACCAGTGAGAGGGGAGGAGCCAGTATTTGTAGTTACAGGCCGGAAAGAAGATGTGGCCATGGCTAAGAGAGAGATCCTCTCAGCTGCTGAGCATTTTTCCCACATCCGAGCCTCCCGGAACAAGGCAGGACCGTTAACTACCGCCGCACCTGGTCTGTCAGGTGCCCCCACCTTACCTGGCCAAACCACCATCCAGGTTCGTGTGCCATACCGTGTAGTGGGTCTGGTTGTGGGGCCTAAAGGTGCTACCATAAAGCGAATTCAACagcagactcacacctacattGTCACACCCAGTCGCGACAAAGAGCCTGTGTTTGAGGTCACAGGAATGCCTGAGAATGTTGACCGAGCTCGCGAAGAGATAGAAGCACACATTGCCCTGCGCACAGGCAGCTGCGTTGATATGAGCACAGATGACAACGATTTTCACTGCAACGGTACCGACGTCGGCTTTGAAACGGCCGCCCACGGGGCATGGCTCCACTCAAACACAGCCCTGCCAAGCGGAGTCCACCGGGGAACCGGCAATGGCTCAGCCCGCATCACCGCCAGCTATCGCAATGACAGCTCGAGCTCCCTCGGCAGTGGCTCCTCCGACTCGTTCTACAGTGGTGGAGGAAACCGCATGGCTGACTTCAGTCCCACAAGTCCAttcaacagcaacagcagcagcagcagcagcggaggtgggggtggaggtggtggtggtagcttCTGGTTTGGGGAGTCCTCCATGCTCCCTGCAGGGTCTGAGGACCTGGCTGGGCTGGATCCCCCAGGCTTCGACAGTCTTCCCCTAGCGACAGCGGCGCCCTTGGTCAATCCCGTGCCGATGGTGTGGAACCCCTTCGAGCAGGGCATCCATCTCTTCGATGCCCGCGCCCCCTCGTTCCGCGACAGCCAGCCAGGGACCCCGCGCCTCTCACCCACCTTTCAGGAAGCCCTGGAGCACCCCATGGCCCAGTTTGTGCAGAGCGGCTACCTCAGCTCGGATGCACACAAGTTCCCCAACTACGGCCCTGCCTTCTCATCCTCCAGCGACAGCACCACCTCCAACTCCCCTCCCGACCACCAGTTCTGTGGTCCAACCTCTCGAGGAGGTGGCCACTACTCGCTTCCAAGAGAGTGA